CGCGCGCACTAAGATGAGGATCATCCCTGCTGGTTATCCCTCCTCCAAGCCTGAACTTTCCCTGCCCGCTCGCCCGCCCATTCTCCTAGCGCTTACAATCAGACGAGACGGGGGTTGCCAGCACAGAGACAAGACATTTAAAGCCTTCCCCGGTCCTCGATCGATGTCAATGTCTGTCCGTCAGCTTCAACCTGGGTTCCGCTCTCTTTTCCTTGCAGCAAAGTCCGTAGATCCACCATGGCGCCCATATCGCACTTCTTGCCCCCCGCCACGAGCTTGTCAGGCGTCGCCCTGCTGGCCTTGGGCTCTGGTGTTCTTTTGTACCTCATCAGTCGGGCTTTCTACTCCATCCCGTACCCCAAGGGAATGGCGCTCGTGGGCGAGCCCCCAGGGGCCACGCGATTCAGTCTTCGCACGTATTGGCGGTACTACACAGACTGCCGCGGATTGTTTCGGGAGGCCTACGATAACGTAACTATTTCACCTGGGAGAGCCCCCCCCCGTCACCGGCGTTCCACCCCACTAATCCAGAGTGTGCCAGTACTCGAAGAAGGGCAAGCCGGTGGTCATTCCCGGGCTCGGCTTCCGCCACGAGGTCATCATGCCTATGAATTCCATGCGCTGGGTACAGACTTATCCCGAAACGGCGCTCGACTTGGGCAAAGCGTTCGCCGAGGTCGATCAGGTGGAGTGGGCACTGGGCCACGATCGCTACGTCGATGACGCATGGCATGGGGTCCTTGTGCGGACGGAGCTCAACGCCGTGTTGGAGAACATCTGCGCCAGCTTGAACGATGAGCTCGGGGTCGCATTCGACAAATGGTTCGGGACCGATCCCGAGTGGAAGGAGATCGACCTGTTCGAGTCCGTGAAAATGGTTGTGGCCCAGGCAGCCAGCCGCTTCACCATCGGTCCCGGGATTTGTGAGCAATTTCCGCACGCAGCTTGAGCCGGGTCATTGACCTTCTTGTGTTAACATCCGCCAGGCCGGAACGAAGAATACCTGAACCTGTCGATCGACATAGTCAACCAGCTCATAATGAACGCAGGCGCTACGGGGGGCAGCCCTCGCGTCCTGCGGCCCGTAGTCGGCACCTTGGTCAATCTCACACTGCACAGCAAGGTCAACAGGCTCAAGAAGATGTTCCAGCCGATCTGGGAGGAGCGCGTCGAGATCCTCAAGCACGACAGAGACGACCCGGACCACGTCGAGCCGCAAGACCACCTACAGATGATGGCCCGCTACGCCAAGGAGCACCGTCCGGAGGAGTTCAACGACATCGACATGATGACGCGGcgcctcatcgccgccaacttCGGCTCCATGCACCAGACCTCCCTCCAGGTCACCAACATGCTGCTCAACATCCTGGGCTCCGACGCCGAGTTcaacaccatcgccgccctcagggacgaggtcgaccgcGTGCTGCACGCCGACGGGGACGGCAACTGGACAAAGGCCAAGGTCAACCGGATGGTCAAGGCGGACAGCGTCGCGCGCGAGACGCTGCGGCTCAACTCGTTTGGCGGGCGCGCCGTGTTCCGGAAGGTCATGGTCGACGGCATCAAGACGCCGGACGGCCAGGGGCTGCCCAAGGGCACCCTCATCTCCTTCCTCGGCCAGCCGGCGCAGACGGACGGCGAGGTAATCGAGGATCCCCTCAAATACGACCCGTTCCGCTTCTCCCGCATGcgcgaggacgccgccgccagggaCGAGAAGGCGCCCGCCGTCTCCTTCGTCACGACGAGCCCCGAGTACCTGCCCTTCGGCCACGGCAAGCACGCGTGCCCCGGCCGGTTCCTCATCGACTTTGAGCTCAAGATGATCATTGCCTATTTGCTGGGGCACTACGACGTGGAGTTCCCCGCCGAGTACAACGGCAAGCGGCCGGAGAACTACTGGCTGACCGAGGCCTGCTTTCCGCCAGATGGGGCGAGGGTCCGCATACGGAGAAAGAAGAATGCCGACGGCAAATAGAAACACAAGTTTCGGTAGGGGCTGTAGGGCGGTGCGTAGGCCGGGATAGAAGTGTCGTTAAGACAGAGCATGGTGAAGCCGGTGGGAGACTTTCTTAAAAAAGATTAAGTGAACAGGTGATCCCGGAATCTTCAATATGAGCCCGTAGTGTATAAACAGTCTGCTCATTGAGACCATCGCATTTTAGACACTTTAGGGACCACACTCGAAGCCAGTTTGATGTTAAGGAGGGGTATGTTGGAGAAACAGCTCGTTAGCTGCAAAGCCTCACGAGCAAATCACACATATGACAGCTCAAAAGTGTAAAGAGAAGCTGTGTTTTGGTTGCGAGTGCTGCATGGGAGAAGCTCCCTTGAACTATGTACATGAAGTTTACGAGCTCCGCAACACGGTCCGATCATCCTGGACTGTCCTGCTTGGGTAGGCCAAATGCTGCCCAGGTCGACACTAGACGCACTGAGAGTAGAAGGGGTTCAGAGCTTGGCAGGTCGATCCCGCGGCGCAGGTCGTCAAGCCGGTCCACCCCTGGCCGCCGCACTGGCCGAACTTGGGCACggttccgccgccgccgccgcccgcagacgtcgtcgtcgacaccgTTGCGGCCCTGGTGGTGGTCGCCGGGACCGGCACCGTAGTCGTCCGCAGGGTCGTCGACGGACTGCCCCCGCCGCTGCCCCCGGTGGCCCCGGGCGGCGTGGCGCTCGACGTCGCGGTGGGCCGGGCGGTGCTCTGCGCCACGGTCGACGGGAGCCCCGCGACCAGCGTCGGGCCTGGCATCTGGTAGACGAGGGGGCTCGTGTACAGGTTGAAGAGGACGCCCGGGCCGTCGGCCTTGTACAGCGCCGTGCCCTTGACGCCGGCCGGGGCGAGGGAGCCACCGCCCGTGACCTTGATGTTGAAGCACTGGGGGTACGCCTGGGCGCCGTTGGGGTTCCCGCCCGAGTGTAGCGCGAGGATCTCGTGGCGGAGCACGTAGTTGCCCGGGGCGAGGGTGGGCGGGATCTGGACGGTCCAGGTGAAGCCGTTGGCGATGAGCCTGTCGGCGGCCCAGTTGCCGCTCGGCAGCGACATGTCGATgaggccgccagcgccgatcTTGAAGAAGTTGAGCGACGTCTTGTCGACCGTCTCGCAGTCGCCGCTGCACTTGGCGAGGTAGTCGATGACGGGGCCCTTGTGCGAGTCGGGCCAGGTGTCCCAGACGAGCTGGATCTTGGTCCCGGCGGGGACGGTggcgtggccgccggcggggaCGCCGTTCTTGTGGCAGATGATGTCGTTCGTGCCGAAGTTGGCGGGCTCGACGAACCCGTTGTCGGGTTGGTCGATCTtccagccgacgacggggcccGCGGGGGGTGAGTAGGTGAAGGCGGGCGAATCCCAGCCGCGGTAGGCGACGCCATCTGCAACGAGCCAGTTCACGTGGCCGTGGGCCGAGACGGtggccgccaacgccagGAGCAGGGAGGAAGGGCTGAGATGGCCCATGGTTGTCAACTTGTCACTGATTCTGATGAACAGATCGTACTCTTGAGTGTAAAAGAACGGTACCCGAAGATTTGGTTTGATGAGCGGTAACAAGTTCAGGCAAAATGCAGCCCAGGGAGACGAAAACGGCGGCACATATATAGCACTTCATACCCGGACCGTAGACAACATGATGATGACAATATGTGAATGACACCAGAAACAGGGCGGCGGATATTAACCGCCATCCATACCATGCAGTCCAAGCTGTAGATAGATTGCCCAAGTGAGGCTATGTGCCATCGTGAAGAAGTCACGACGAGACGCCAGCGTAGCATGTCTGGCCCCGTCGTCCGGTTCCGGACCAAGTCAAGTCGCGAGAACCAAGAAACCCCTTCATTTCCCCGCGGTCTCCTGCATGCCAACCCTGTCTACCGTGCGGTAAGCACCTGTCACGAGAGCACGAAGAAGGCGCGCCGTGATGGGACGCATTCATCCGTGATGCCTGAATCGGAATGCCGTCGTGCTGGGCACGTCTTCCAAGCCGGCGAGCATTGATTGGGAACCACAATGTCAGGCGCCGTGgtcgccgccccctcccacaccccctttccccccctttccctgcCGCCGTAAGCCCTGGAGGGACTGCGCAGACGTGGCCCTGAGATGGTTGGTGCCAGAGGAAAGAAATGTGCAGAATTAGGAAATCTCGGCCTGCTGGCACCGAGAAAATGTGACGGCGCGCAGGAGCCCGGGGTTGCATCGGGAGACCGGGGATGTGGGGTCACGGTGATTGGTGGGCGTCAGAGGTGACGGTCCGGATGGTGTTTATATGTGACCCGATGGCGGCCTCCTTATAAATTGCTTGCTCATCTGTGTTTGTTTGATGCCGGCTTACTTGGCGGGTGGGTGCACCCGCGAGAACTGACCATTGACACTCAAGACATTGGGTCTCACCTGATATGACTGTCCCGGTTGAAGATGGTATTTATTAGATTGTCTCTGGCGGAAACGGTGGATTTCTCTGGGATGACGAGAATTAGCTAGTCATGTCGGAAGTAGTTGGCTGGTGTTGTTGTTAAACGACTTAGTGCTCCATCACCATATGATTATCGGGTGTCCCACAGGCCCCCCCTTACTAGCCATCCGTTGTCCTACAGACCTCCCTGAAGTGGGCATTGAAAACGATTGTGGATTTTTTATAAATATTTGTTAGTTTTGGCATGATGTATACTAACCGAATCATTCTAATTAAGTTGAGCGGAATATATGTACATGTTTGTATCTGCTAAACAGAAATAATCAACTGAAATAAAAACATACAACACTAGGTATTTGCTAGTTGTTACTAACCTAACTACTAATCCGACCCTTACGAACTCTTAGCTGTGTAAGCTGTGACTTCCTATTTTTAAGGTCTTGCACTTCTATTATTGGAAGGCAAAGCTCCCTTAATAGACCTACTTTACAGCACAAAGTAAGTCCTTACTGAAATATTACTACTCTATTtttactattctaaactCTACTGAATGTAGCAAATAGTATTTGGATACATATACTCCCTACTACCTTTAGTCTCTATACTCCTACTTCTAAAAAGATAGAAGCTACTAATAGGATTTTAATTTTTAATTTTGCACTTATTCCTCTCTACTGTTACGGTCAGATATCCGACAGTAGTGTTTCTGCTAACAGGTAGCTGAGGTCAGTACTCAATGAACAGTGCTGGGGtcttgctggcttgttggaggtcttgttggggaggatgcggtgatcagtcgtatactcaaggCGTAGGTAACTTGTCGTAGTCACAACAGAGGGATAATCTAAGAGTCACTTATGGTAGAGTGgatcacaaagttgattgctgaagagctatggaaggtaaCTACGTTGTGTGGAATGaatgtccttatatcctaGTGTCCTGTTGCTGGATCACTTCCCGTTGTTGGTGATCCTTGGTGTTGGATCAGTTCAGTGGTTCACTGATCCTGAGTGCAGGATCATGTTGGATCACTAGCGATCCAAGCTGATCCatcacgtgaccttccctagttcttccgttccgttgttcggcctgcgccgtgcgcctgcatacatgagtgtctctctgccctgctgtTCGCGCCAGGGGCCGTTCCAGGCTGCATCAGTCACCAACCGAATTCGGGTCGTAACATCTACCTCCTGCCCCCTTAATACTCCTGCCCCCTTTTACCCTCCTCTTATTGCTACCTtagtattaactactatCTTAATAGTACTAGAAGTCTATAGTGCAGTAGAGTAAAGGACCTTATTAGAATAATACAATTATATAACTGTATAATACCTATAACTTAGAGGAAGAGTATACAGATTAAATAGTGCAgtatttacttatatataagggAATTACCTCTTAGCTTAGCCTAAATAACTTAAGCTTAAATACaatagtatatttatcttatataatacttatcttaatatacttatatagtaagtaagctacttttcttcctttctacctcttttACCTTTATACTAACTTTCCTCTACATACAAATATGTAATTCTCCTtaattaaatattatatTACTCTTACTCTCTAAGCTATttaaaaagacttaaaaatatCTATATAAAAGGCTACCCTAACCTATAAGGTCCcttaaataatactttaatattaatatactaaatgTATTACATAATTTAAAAAAtaactaaatttaataaaaataactaTAACTAAAGAGGaggtaattcttaaataagttattaatttaattaattaagaattccCTCTGCAATAAGAAGatatataagaaatagctaaTTAACTTCTAAATGTATACaatagaatatatataggaccctaataagtagagaactttatataatgTATTCCCTAATTAAAAAtgcaattttaatattaaattaactattagagagccttaattaagaattctataattatataaggctaATTTGTACTTATACAAAATATAATTgtaaagtatagaatacttaataataatatttataattttaataagacTAAATtcttaataggaatactattatatgcaaaaagtattataatatttaattataagggaaggccttatataaagtagctaaGTAATTAGGAATAgatttctattatttagagtatatatataaataactaagtaatacctctatatattattataaagagtaaatattacttcctcttctagtatactaatagctaatttctaattatatagtatatttatttaagtaaaaataaataaataataaattatattagcctaaattagctaaagtactttaattagtatataaggacttatataaagagctCTTATTAgttcttaattcttaatagttaTAATAGCTACAAATTAactaattttaataaatactaaaaagaataaagtattattactttatatatatctctttatttattatataagctttagtctcttaatattaagtactttagcttattaaagtacttatatagtaaggaaattaagaaaataatGCAAATATAAATTTTGCATATTATTAAGGataacttctttcctacttttaaagtagtattctttactttaatagctaaaaataatatataagctaattttaaataagtaagtCTTATACTTTTTAATTTTAAAGTAGTTCTTtcttacttaaattttaagctaaaaatactaatactattaaatttaCAGCTAAGTAGCTAAAACTCCTAAAATGCAaaaatactaact
This sequence is a window from Colletotrichum higginsianum IMI 349063 chromosome 8, whole genome shotgun sequence. Protein-coding genes within it:
- a CDS encoding Cytochrome P450; the encoded protein is MAPISHFLPPATSLSGVALLALGSGVLLYLISRAFYSIPYPKGMALVGEPPGATRFSLRTYWRYYTDCRGLFREAYDNYSKKGKPVVIPGLGFRHEVIMPMNSMRWVQTYPETALDLGKAFAEVDQVEWALGHDRYVDDAWHGVLVRTELNAVLENICASLNDELGVAFDKWFGTDPEWKEIDLFESVKMVVAQAASRFTIGPGICRNEEYLNLSIDIVNQLIMNAGATGGSPRVLRPVVGTLVNLTLHSKVNRLKKMFQPIWEERVEILKHDRDDPDHVEPQDHLQMMARYAKEHRPEEFNDIDMMTRRLIAANFGSMHQTSLQVTNMLLNILGSDAEFNTIAALRDEVDRVLHADGDGNWTKAKVNRMVKADSVARETLRLNSFGGRAVFRKVMVDGIKTPDGQGLPKGTLISFLGQPAQTDGEVIEDPLKYDPFRFSRMREDAAARDEKAPAVSFVTTSPEYLPFGHGKHACPGRFLIDFELKMIIAYLLGHYDVEFPAEYNGKRPENYWLTEACFPPDGARVRIRRKKNADGK
- a CDS encoding Glycosyl hydrolase family 61, which translates into the protein MGHLSPSSLLLALAATVSAHGHVNWLVADGVAYRGWDSPAFTYSPPAGPVVGWKIDQPDNGFVEPANFGTNDIICHKNGVPAGGHATVPAGTKIQLVWDTWPDSHKGPVIDYLAKCSGDCETVDKTSLNFFKIGAGGLIDMSLPSGNWAADRLIANGFTWTVQIPPTLAPGNYVLRHEILALHSGGNPNGAQAYPQCFNIKVTGGGSLAPAGVKGTALYKADGPGVLFNLYTSPLVYQMPGPTLVAGLPSTVAQSTARPTATSSATPPGATGGSGGGSPSTTLRTTTVPVPATTTRAATVSTTTSAGGGGGGTVPKFGQCGGQGWTGLTTCAAGSTCQALNPFYSQCV